In Neoarius graeffei isolate fNeoGra1 chromosome 15, fNeoGra1.pri, whole genome shotgun sequence, a single genomic region encodes these proteins:
- the LOC132899235 gene encoding uncharacterized protein LOC132899235 produces the protein MKYLDKDQHDKFITIPGQTQRFPREVALMQMVSKPYRCENVLELIEWFEMSDGYVLILERPSPCMDLYQFQKSYKCRLSEPLAQIIMRQVVQAARHCCDCGVLHRDIKAENLLVNTDTLVVKLIDFGCGDLLKDTPYTSYEGTWSFFPPEWICEREYLGRPATIWSLGVLLFSLVCGYLPFNYLDDIVEQKMHVAPDLSRGCRDLIFWCLERDPHSRPTFKEILRHEWLTEPQNKVKDLMKIQKPALHLPPLESHITRWEVFESLYTPGDMLGEGVFGTVCAGVRNADGKQVAMKYVAKHEHDKFITIPGETKCRPLEVALMEMVSKPFRCENVLELIEWFEMSDGYVLILERPSPCMDLHQFRKSQEGRLSEPLAQIIMRQVVQAAHHCCDCGVLHRDIKAENLLINPDTLEVKLFNFGCGDLLKDTPYTSYEGTWSFFPPEWICEREYLGRPATIWSLGVLLFSLVCGYLPFNYLDDIVEQKMHIASDLSRGCRDLIFWCLERDPHSRPAFKEILRHEWLTEPQNNGKNPKKSEKPAHQLTPPESHITQWEVFESLYTLGEMLGEGGFGTACAGVRNADGKQVVMKYVAKHQHDKFITIPGETQCRPLEVALMEMVSKPFRCENVLELIEWFEMSDGYVLILERPSPCMDLHQFRKSQEGRLSEPLAQIIMRQVVQAAHHCCDCGVLHRDIKAENLLINPDTLEVKLIDFGCGDLLKDTPYMSYEGTWSFFPPEWICEREYLGRPATIWSLGVLLFNLVCGYLPFNYLDDIVEQKMHVAPDLSRGCRDLIFWCLERDPHSRPTFKEILRHEWLTEPQNKVKYPMKSGKPAHQLPPPESHITRWQEFESLYTPRKLLRERGFGTACTGVRIADGKQVAIKYLKKRQNTKFITTPGETLCRPLEVALMEMVSKPFRCENVLELIEWFEMSDGYVLILELPSPCMDLQKFLKHHKGRLSEALAQVIMRQVIQAVRHCCDCGVLQHDIKLENLLINPDTLVVKLISFGCGDLLKDTPYTSYEGTWPCVPPEWVCEREYLGRPATMWNLGVLLFNLVCGYLPFHNEDGTVDQKMHFFSGLSASCYNLIWWCLDLDPDSRPTFEEILSHEWFKMLQN, from the exons ATGAAATATTTAGACAAGGATCAGCATGACAAGTTCATCACCATT CCTGGACAGACACAGCGCTTCCCTCGGGAGGTAGCTTTAATGCAAATGGTATCCAAGCCGTATCGCTGTGAGAATGTGCTGGAGCTGATAGAATGGTTCGAGATGTCCGATGGCTATGTCTTGATCTTGGAGCGACCCAGCCCCTGCATGGACCTCtatcagttccaaaaaagttacaAATGTCGACTGTCAGAACCACTGGCTCAAATAATCATGCGTCAGGTGGTTCAGGCCGCACGCCATTGCTGTGACTGTGGTGTCCTTCACCGTGACATCAAGGCAGAGAATCTTCTCGTCAACACTGACACACTGGTAGTGAAGCTGATTGACTTTGGCTGTGGTGATTTGCTGAAGGACACCCCCTACACGAGTTATGAAG GCACTTGGTCTTTCTTCCCTCCTGAGTGGATATGTGAGCGAGAGTATTTGGGTCGTCCTGCCACCATCTGGAGTCTGGGTGTTCTCCTGTTCAGCTTGGTGTGTGGATACTTGCCCTTTAATTACTTGGATGACATTGTTGAACAAAAAATGCACGTGGCTCCTGATCTGTCTAGAG GTTGCCGTGATCTGATATTTTGGTGTCTGGAGCGAGACCCTCACTCTCGGCCAACGTTCAAGGAAATCCTCAGACATGAATGGTTAACGGAACCTCAGAACAAAGTCAAG GACCTAATGAAAATTCAGAAACCGGCTCTTCATCTTCCCCCTCTGGAGAGCCACATTACACGATGGG AGGTGTTTGAGTCACTGTACACTCCAGGAGACATGCTGGGAGAAGGAGTTTTTGGGACTGTCTGCGCAGGAGTCCGTAATGCAGATGGCAAACAG GTTGCCATGAAATATGTGGCCAAGCATGAACATGACAAGTTCATCACCATT CCTGGAGAGACAAAGTGCCGTCCTCTGGAGGTAGCATTAATGGAAATGGTATCCAAGCCGTTTCGTTGTGAGAATGTGCTGGAGCTGATAGAATGGTTTGAGATGTCAGATGGCTACGTCTTGATCTTGGAGCGACCCAGCCCCTGCATGGACCTCCATCAGTTCCGAAAAAGTCAAGAAGGTCGACTGTCAGAACCACTGGCTCAAATAATCATGCGTCAGGTGGTTCAGGCTGCACATCATTGCTGTGACTGTGGTGTCCTTCACCGTGATATTAAGGCAGAGAATCTTCTCATCAACCCTGACACACTGGAAGTGAAGCTGTTCAACTTTGGCTGCGGCGATTTGCTGAAGGACACCCCCTACACGAGTTATGAAG GCACTTGGTCTTTCTTCCCTCCTGAGTGGATATGTGAGCGAGAGTATTTGGGTCGTCCTGCCACCATCTGGAGTCTGGGTGTTCTCCTGTTCAGCTTGGTGTGTGGATACTTGCCCTTTAATTACTTGGACGACATTGTTGAACAAAAAATGCACATCGCTTCTGATCTGTCTAGAG GTTGCCGTGATCTGATATTTTGGTGTCTGGAGCGAGACCCTCACTCTCGGCCAGCGTTCAAGGAAATCCTCAGACATGAATGGTTAACGGAACCTCAGAACAATGGCAAG AACCCAAAGAAAAGTGAGAAACCTGCTCATCAACTAACTCCTCCGGAGAGCCATATTACACAATGGG AGGTGTTTGAGTCACTGTACACTCTGGGAGAGATGCTGGGAGAAGGAGGTTTTGGGACTGCCTGCGCAGGAGTCCGTAATGCAGATGGCAAACAG GTTGTCATGAAATATGTGGCCAAGCATCAACATGACAAGTTCATCACCATT CCTGGAGAGACACAGTGCCGTCCTCTGGAGGTAGCATTAATGGAAATGGTATCCAAGCCATTTCGTTGTGAGAATGTGCTGGAGCTGATAGAATGGTTTGAGATGTCAGATGGCTACGTCTTGATCTTGGAGCGACCCAGCCCCTGCATGGACCTCCATCAGTTCCGAAAAAGTCAAGAAGGTCGACTGTCAGAACCACTGGCTCAAATAATCATGCGTCAGGTGGTTCAGGCTGCACATCATTGCTGTGACTGTGGTGTCCTTCACCGTGACATTAAGGCAGAGAATCTTCTCATCAACCCTGACACACTGGAAGTGAAGCTGATCGACTTTGGCTGTGGCGATTTGCTGAAGGACACCCCCTACATGAGTTATGAAG GCACTTGGTCTTTCTTCCCTCCTGAGTGGATATGTGAGCGAGAGTATTTGGGTCGTCCTGCCACCATCTGGAGTCTGGGTGTTCTCCTGTTCAACTTGGTGTGTGGATACTTGCCCTTTAATTACTTGGACGACATTGTTGAACAAAAAATGCACGTGGCTCCTGATCTGTCTAGAG GTTGCCGTGATCTGATATTTTGGTGCCTGGAGCGAGACCCTCACTCTCGGCCAACGTTCAAGGAAATCCTCAGACATGAATGGTTAACGGAACCTCAGAACAAAGTCAAG TACCCAATGAAAAGTGGGAAACCTGCTCATCAGCTTCCTCCTCCGGAGAGCCACATTACACGATGGC AGGAGTTTGAGTCACTGTACACTCCGAGAAAGTTGCTGAGAGAAAGAGGCTTCGGGACTGCCTGCACAGGAGTCCGTATCGCAGATGGCAAACAG GTTGCAATTAAATATCTGAAAAAGAGACAGAACACCAAATTCATCACCACT CCTGGAGAGACACTGTGCCGTCCTCTGGAGGTAGCATTAATGGAAATGGTATCCAAGCCATTTCGCTGTGAGAATGTGCTGGAGCTGATAGAATGGTTCGAGATGTCAGATGGCTATGTCTTGATCTTGGAGCTACCCAGCCCCTGCATGGATCTGCAGAAATTCCTCAAACATCACAAAGGTCGATTGTCAGAAGCACTGGCTCAGGTAATCATGCGTCAGGTGATTCAGGCTGTTCGTCACTGCTGTGACTGTGGTGTCCTTCAACATGACATCAAGTTAGAGAATCTTCTCATCAACCCTGACACACTGGTAGTGAAGCTGATCAGCTTTGGCTGTGGCGATTTGCTGAAGGACACCCCCTACACGAGTTATGAAG GCACTTGGCCTTGCGTCCCGCCTGAGTGGGTATGTGAAAGAGAGTATTTGGGTCGCCCTGCTACCATGTGGAATCTGGGCGTTCTCCTGTTCAACTTGGTATGCGGATACTTGCCCTTTCATAATGAGGACGGCACTGTTGATCAGAAGATGCACTTCTTTTCTGGCCTGTCTGCAA GTTGCTACAATCTGATATGGTGGTGTCTGGACCTGGACCCTGACTCTCGGCCAACCTTTGAGGAAATCCTCAGCCATGAATGGTTTAAAATGCTTCAAAACTAA